In a genomic window of Rhopalosiphum maidis isolate BTI-1 chromosome 4, ASM367621v3, whole genome shotgun sequence:
- the LOC113548861 gene encoding thyrostimulin beta-5 subunit — translation MICVTVLCAVSSMIVWSSVAGYDMLDCNRQLSTFRVSNTDVNGRTCSDEINVMSCWGRCDSNEVSDWRFPYKRSHHPVCIHAGQILTEFVLKDCDVGVLPGTELYVFPQATACKCHTCKSSEASCEGYRYRDFQFISTDEV, via the exons ATGATTTGTGTAACCGTGTTGTGTGCCGTATCATCGATGATCGTATGGTCTTCGGTGGCGGGTTACGATATGTTAGACTGTAATCGACAACTGTCCACTTTTCGAGTGTCCAATACCGACGTGAACGGGAGGACGTGTTCCGATGAGATCAACGTGATGTCATGCTGGGGTAGATGCGACTCAAATGAG GTGTCAGACTGGCGGTTCCCATACAAACGTTCGCACCATCCGGTGTGCATACACGCCGGTCAGATACTCACGGAGTTTGTATTGAAGGACTGTGACGTTGGCGTTCTGCCGGGTACGGAACTATACGTTTTTCCGCAAGCCACAGCGTGCAAGTGTCACACGTGCAAGTCATCGGAGGCGTCTTGCGAGGGGTACCGGTACAGAGATTTCCAGTTCATTTCCACCGACGAAGTTTGA